A single genomic interval of bacterium harbors:
- a CDS encoding sigma-54 dependent transcriptional regulator yields the protein MRSILVIDDEESMCMCLSIILRKEGYKVQYATHPERAIELVQTHSFDLALLDIKMPGMSGLDLLKAMKELSPETVVIMMTAYASTETAVRAIKWGAYDYLTKPFKDNDEVKHIIRNALEKKQLTEENLALRTELLELRDQYQLDSMVGKSKKMREIFCIIRKIADSTSTVLITGESGTGKELVARAIHNNSSRKNKPLISLNCGAMPEGLLESELFGHVKGAFTGAVLTKKGLFEMADGGTLFLDEIGTTPLSIQVKLLRVLQDREIRKVGSTERIQTDVRLIAATNIDIPSAIAAGTFREDLYYRLNVIPVHMPPLREREGDIPLLVNHFLKVFNQKTNQEPKKISPEAMQLLSAYSWPGNVREMENTIERAVALAAQGTIQPEDLPENIRHAAAGGKPVIDYDIEQGIDLEKIMDSLEKSLIFQALDKSNGNKTRAAELLNLSFRSFRYRLKKYDPNQ from the coding sequence ATGAGATCGATTCTTGTTATTGATGACGAAGAAAGCATGTGCATGTGCCTGTCTATCATTCTGCGCAAGGAAGGCTACAAGGTCCAATACGCAACTCATCCGGAAAGAGCCATCGAGCTTGTGCAAACGCATTCCTTTGATCTGGCTCTCCTGGATATCAAGATGCCCGGAATGAGCGGGCTGGACCTCCTGAAAGCCATGAAAGAGCTGAGCCCGGAGACCGTAGTCATCATGATGACCGCTTACGCCTCAACCGAAACAGCGGTCCGGGCCATCAAGTGGGGAGCGTATGATTATCTTACCAAACCGTTCAAAGATAACGACGAAGTCAAACATATCATCAGAAATGCCCTGGAGAAGAAACAGTTGACGGAAGAAAACCTTGCCCTGCGCACCGAGCTTCTCGAGCTGCGTGACCAGTACCAGCTTGACAGCATGGTTGGCAAGAGTAAAAAGATGCGCGAGATTTTCTGCATTATCCGCAAAATTGCCGACAGCACCAGCACGGTCCTGATTACCGGTGAAAGCGGCACCGGCAAGGAACTGGTAGCCAGGGCCATTCATAATAACAGCAGCCGGAAAAATAAACCCCTGATCAGCCTCAACTGCGGTGCCATGCCTGAAGGGCTTTTGGAAAGTGAGCTCTTTGGCCATGTCAAAGGGGCCTTTACCGGAGCTGTTCTCACCAAAAAGGGGCTCTTCGAGATGGCTGACGGCGGAACCCTGTTTCTGGACGAAATCGGTACCACTCCGCTTTCGATCCAGGTCAAACTGCTCCGCGTGCTTCAGGACCGGGAAATACGCAAAGTAGGCTCAACCGAAAGAATCCAGACGGACGTCCGGCTGATCGCCGCCACCAACATCGACATCCCATCCGCCATCGCCGCCGGTACCTTCCGGGAGGACCTTTACTATCGTCTCAATGTAATCCCTGTTCACATGCCCCCGCTCCGGGAGCGGGAAGGGGACATACCCCTTCTGGTTAATCATTTTCTCAAGGTATTCAATCAAAAAACTAATCAGGAGCCGAAAAAGATATCCCCCGAAGCCATGCAGCTTCTGTCCGCCTATTCATGGCCGGGCAATGTCCGGGAAATGGAAAACACCATCGAGAGGGCCGTGGCCCTGGCCGCACAAGGAACCATCCAGCCGGAAGACCTTCCGGAAAATATCCGGCATGCAGCAGCCGGCGGTAAACCTGTCATAGACTACGATATCGAGCAGGGCATCGATCTGGAGAAGATCATGGACAGCCTGGAAAAGAGCCTCATTTTCCAGGCCCTCGATAAAAGTAACGGCAATAAAACCCGGGCCGCCGAGCTCCTTAACCTGAGTTTTCGCTCGTTCCGCTATCGCCTGAAAAAATATGACCCCAATCAGTGA
- a CDS encoding ATP-binding protein — translation MSWLPQISQSALPGEDLLSKIKWLVAIRVIVITLLLGSMTILQFRNPTVSLLPFSTLIIITYVMTILYAIILRLGPPDVVFFAYIQICGDLIIETALVFYTGGIRSPFSFAYSLTIITTSILLSRRSSMVVASFSSLVYGLLLALQFTGILIPPYNYVPKEIELNLLYVSHTIFANIFAFYLTAFLSGYLAELQRRAGRELQARDGDIAQLQTFNENILQSMSSGLIVSDLTGWVALMNRAAIRILDLPRPASGKGAGQFHWNQLFRPLQIEKYYQSMDKGGKNFLRLESRIKRKGQETFLGLTISILRNPQGEAKGLITNFQDLTEYKKMEEQVKQAEVLATIGQMSASIAHELRNPMASIRGSVQFLHDELELDEENRHLMEIILKESNRLNRIITDFLLYARPQPPNPQNCSLADIVQETVTLIQKSGEKNDRIQIVTDIAASMADVEADPGQIKQVFWNLATNACQAMPDGGTFTIRVREAEQGFCLIEFADTGIGISPEGIKQLFTPFYTTKDRGMGLGLSIAYRIVEEHHGKIEVISAPGEGSNFRVFLPAASPILLEDVRI, via the coding sequence ATGAGCTGGCTGCCGCAGATTTCTCAATCAGCCTTACCGGGGGAGGACCTCCTGAGCAAGATCAAATGGCTGGTCGCCATCAGGGTGATCGTGATAACCCTGCTCCTGGGGTCCATGACCATTTTACAGTTCAGGAACCCGACGGTCTCTCTCCTCCCCTTCTCAACCCTGATTATCATTACCTATGTCATGACCATCCTCTATGCCATTATCCTCCGCCTGGGGCCGCCGGATGTGGTCTTCTTCGCCTATATTCAGATCTGCGGCGATCTGATCATCGAGACTGCGCTCGTTTTTTATACCGGAGGAATCAGAAGTCCCTTCTCATTCGCCTATAGCCTGACTATTATCACTACCAGCATCCTGCTGTCCAGAAGGAGCAGCATGGTTGTGGCCAGCTTCAGCAGCCTGGTTTATGGTCTGCTTCTGGCCCTTCAGTTTACCGGAATACTTATTCCTCCCTACAATTACGTACCCAAAGAGATCGAGCTGAACCTTTTATACGTTTCTCATACCATTTTTGCCAATATCTTTGCCTTCTATCTCACCGCTTTCCTGAGCGGATATCTGGCCGAATTGCAGCGCCGGGCGGGCAGAGAGCTCCAGGCCAGGGATGGTGATATCGCTCAACTGCAAACCTTCAACGAGAACATTCTCCAGAGTATGAGCAGTGGCCTGATCGTATCTGACCTGACTGGATGGGTTGCCCTGATGAACCGGGCTGCCATCCGGATTCTCGACCTTCCCCGCCCGGCATCGGGAAAAGGTGCTGGCCAGTTTCACTGGAATCAGCTCTTCAGGCCCCTGCAGATCGAAAAATACTACCAATCCATGGACAAGGGAGGAAAGAATTTCCTGAGACTGGAGAGCCGGATCAAACGGAAGGGGCAGGAAACTTTCCTTGGCCTGACCATTTCTATTCTGAGGAATCCCCAGGGAGAGGCCAAAGGGCTGATCACCAATTTTCAGGATCTGACCGAGTACAAGAAAATGGAGGAGCAGGTCAAACAGGCGGAGGTGCTGGCGACCATCGGCCAGATGTCGGCAAGCATAGCTCATGAGCTGCGCAATCCCATGGCCTCGATCAGGGGCTCGGTTCAGTTCCTCCATGATGAGCTTGAGCTGGATGAGGAAAACCGCCATCTGATGGAAATCATTCTGAAAGAATCGAACCGGCTGAACAGGATTATCACCGATTTTCTGCTGTATGCCAGACCTCAGCCGCCCAACCCGCAAAACTGCTCCCTCGCGGATATCGTTCAGGAAACCGTCACGCTCATTCAAAAAAGCGGAGAAAAGAATGACCGGATCCAGATCGTTACCGATATCGCTGCATCGATGGCGGATGTTGAGGCAGACCCCGGGCAGATCAAACAGGTTTTCTGGAACCTGGCCACCAATGCCTGCCAGGCCATGCCCGATGGCGGGACATTCACCATCCGGGTCAGGGAGGCGGAACAGGGGTTTTGTCTGATCGAATTTGCCGATACCGGCATCGGGATATCTCCTGAGGGCATCAAGCAACTGTTCACTCCCTTCTACACTACCAAAGACAGAGGCATGGGCCTGGGCTTAAGTATCGCCTATCGGATCGTTGAAGAACACCACGGGAAAATCGAGGTAATCAGCGCACCGGGTGAGGGAAGCAATTTCAGGGTATTTCTCCCTGCTGCCTCACCAATTCTCCTTGAGGACGTACGAATATGA
- a CDS encoding type II secretion system F family protein, with product MPVFQYTGKSLQGKSVTGEIEAEDNKQAAKELRKQAIIATSVKQKAKSIEIKLPGLGKKKVTTRDIVILTRQLSTMIDAGLPLVQALDILCAQTENPTLAQSCKEVKQSVEGGSSFGDALRKHPTTFDSLYVNMVDAGELGGILDTILNRLAIYIERAMNLKKKVKSAMVYPIVILIVAVVIVAGLLIFVIPQFASLFTSFGGTLPAPTRMVIAMSNFLAGWGGGIVFLVIASLIVFLKKFYKTEKGRLVIDSFMLKTPVFGILIRKVAVAKFARTLGTLISSGVPMLDAMDITAKTSGNKVVEIALAETKSSISEGKTMAEPLSQSKVFPPMVVQMITVGETTGALDNMLTKVADFYDDEVDVAVETLTSMLEPMLMVFLGVVVGFIVVAMYLPIFKLAATIN from the coding sequence ATGCCCGTATTTCAATACACAGGAAAGTCCCTGCAAGGAAAATCCGTCACTGGTGAGATCGAGGCTGAAGACAATAAACAGGCGGCTAAGGAACTGAGAAAACAGGCTATCATTGCCACCTCGGTCAAGCAGAAGGCTAAATCGATCGAGATCAAACTCCCCGGTCTGGGAAAAAAGAAGGTCACTACCCGCGATATCGTTATCCTCACCCGTCAGCTTTCCACCATGATTGACGCTGGCCTGCCATTGGTTCAGGCCCTGGATATTCTCTGCGCCCAAACCGAAAATCCGACCCTGGCTCAATCCTGCAAGGAAGTCAAACAATCGGTGGAAGGAGGTTCATCCTTTGGTGATGCACTCCGCAAGCACCCCACCACCTTTGACAGCCTGTATGTCAACATGGTGGATGCCGGAGAGCTGGGTGGAATCCTCGATACCATTCTCAACCGGCTGGCCATTTACATCGAGCGGGCCATGAATTTGAAAAAAAAGGTCAAATCAGCCATGGTTTACCCGATCGTCATTCTGATCGTGGCCGTGGTAATCGTGGCCGGGCTGCTTATTTTCGTCATCCCGCAATTTGCCAGTCTTTTCACCAGCTTCGGCGGGACGCTGCCTGCTCCGACCCGCATGGTCATAGCCATGAGTAACTTTCTGGCCGGCTGGGGTGGAGGGATAGTCTTTCTCGTCATAGCCTCACTGATTGTTTTTTTGAAGAAATTTTATAAAACTGAAAAAGGGAGGCTGGTCATTGACAGCTTCATGCTCAAAACCCCGGTTTTCGGTATTCTGATCCGCAAGGTCGCAGTGGCCAAATTCGCCAGGACTCTGGGAACCCTGATCAGCAGCGGCGTACCGATGCTGGACGCCATGGATATCACGGCCAAAACCTCAGGCAACAAGGTGGTGGAAATAGCCCTGGCCGAAACGAAATCCAGCATCAGCGAAGGAAAGACTATGGCCGAGCCGCTCTCCCAGAGCAAGGTCTTTCCTCCGATGGTGGTTCAAATGATTACCGTAGGAGAGACCACCGGAGCCCTGGATAACATGTTGACGAAAGTCGCCGACTTCTATGACGATGAAGTGGATGTGGCAGTCGAGACCCTGACCTCCATGCTGGAGCCAATGCTCATGGTCTTTCTCGGCGTGGTGGTCGGCTTTATCGTGGTGGCCATGTATCTGCCGATATTCAAGCTGGCAGCGACGATTAATTGA
- a CDS encoding type IV pilus twitching motility protein PilT, which translates to MQDLLKAMFSQKASDLHLTIGIPPQVRVNGQIRHLDYPPLSPEDTRHLTFEILTEDQKGQLEQSREIDFSFGVSDLSRFRVNAYYQRGSMALAIRSVPYIIPTLQELNLPPVVSELCERQRGLILVCGPTGSGKSTTLAAMIECINTQVHKHIITVEDPIEYLHSHKKCMINQRELHSDALSMSRALRSVLREDPDVVMIGEMRDLETMEAALTIAETGHLTLATLHTDSCIQSINRIIDVFPPHQQNQVRTQLSFLLEGILCQQLIPKQFEEGRILALEVLIPNHAIRNLVRENQVQQIYSLMQSGSLKYGMQTMNQALFSLYKLNHISKETALGRSPYPAELHQMMQDSIL; encoded by the coding sequence ATGCAGGATCTGTTGAAGGCCATGTTCTCTCAGAAGGCTTCCGACCTGCACTTGACTATCGGCATTCCGCCTCAGGTGAGGGTGAATGGTCAAATCCGCCATTTGGATTATCCTCCCCTGTCTCCGGAAGATACCAGGCATCTGACCTTTGAAATTCTGACCGAGGATCAGAAAGGCCAGCTCGAACAAAGCCGGGAGATTGATTTCTCCTTTGGGGTCAGCGACTTGAGCCGTTTCCGTGTCAATGCCTACTATCAGCGGGGGAGTATGGCCCTGGCTATCCGGAGTGTTCCCTATATCATACCCACCCTGCAGGAGTTGAACCTTCCTCCGGTTGTCAGCGAGCTCTGCGAGCGGCAGCGGGGGCTCATCCTGGTTTGCGGTCCAACGGGGAGCGGAAAATCAACTACCCTGGCAGCTATGATTGAATGCATCAATACGCAGGTTCATAAGCATATTATAACCGTAGAGGACCCGATAGAATACCTTCACAGCCATAAAAAGTGCATGATCAACCAGCGTGAGCTGCACTCCGATGCTCTCTCCATGTCCAGGGCTCTCCGGTCCGTTCTGCGGGAGGACCCCGATGTGGTCATGATCGGTGAGATGCGTGATCTTGAAACCATGGAAGCGGCCCTGACCATTGCCGAGACCGGACATCTTACCCTGGCTACGCTTCACACCGACTCCTGTATTCAATCCATCAACCGCATTATCGATGTTTTTCCTCCTCATCAGCAGAATCAGGTCCGGACCCAGCTTTCTTTTCTTCTGGAAGGAATTCTCTGTCAGCAACTGATACCCAAACAGTTTGAAGAGGGCCGGATTCTGGCCCTGGAAGTCCTTATACCCAATCACGCTATTCGCAACCTGGTCCGGGAAAACCAGGTCCAGCAGATTTACAGCCTCATGCAAAGCGGGAGCCTAAAATATGGAATGCAGACCATGAACCAGGCACTCTTCTCGCTGTATAAGCTCAATCACATCAGCAAAGAAACTGCCCTGGGAAGATCCCCCTATCCGGCTGAATTGCATCAGATGATGCAAGACAGCATATTATAA
- the pilB gene encoding type IV-A pilus assembly ATPase PilB: MKERLGELLLKAKMISEEQLQQGLEEQKKSGGRLGFNLIKLGFLKEEDILWFLSKQYGVPTINLNSFEIDEEVVKLIPQDLAKKYSCIPVSLMSSILTLAMVDPSNVFAIDDIKFLTGYSVETVVTSESSFKRAFDRYYRKKKAPTEEINAKDYDIDEQEGTGPGTDFSEDLDDSVVDVDDFDNIVKGAVDNVEVVEEQDEDGVLDVDAPIVKLVNGLLIKAVKMGVSDIHIEPYEKSFRVRYRLDGVLRKAMGLPMKIKNAVVSRIKIMSKLDIAEKRLPQDGRIKLKLGKKKDMDFRVSVLPTLFGEKVVLRLLDKSNLQLDMGKLGFEPKALELFQDAIHSPYGMVLVTGPTGSGKTTTLYSALHQLNNEETNIMTAEDPVEFNLAGINQVQVKEQIGLTFAAALRSFLRQDPDVIMVGEIRDTETAEIGIKAALTGHLVLSTLHTNDAPGTIGRLLNMGVEPFLVSSAVILIVAQRLARRICSQCREEITVPEKALVRVGFSAEEVGELKIFKGKGCSACNNTGYKGRVALYEVMKITEGLKLQILNGAPVNELKAQARREGMRTLRDSGLQKIREGVTTIEEVLRVSFDD; the protein is encoded by the coding sequence ATGAAAGAGCGACTTGGCGAACTGCTCCTCAAGGCGAAAATGATCTCCGAAGAGCAACTCCAGCAGGGATTGGAGGAGCAGAAAAAATCAGGGGGCAGGCTTGGTTTTAACCTGATTAAGCTGGGGTTCCTCAAAGAGGAGGATATTCTCTGGTTTTTAAGCAAGCAGTATGGTGTTCCGACCATCAATTTGAACAGCTTCGAGATCGACGAAGAGGTGGTCAAACTCATTCCGCAGGATCTGGCGAAAAAATATAGCTGCATTCCCGTCAGCCTCATGTCCAGCATTCTGACCCTGGCCATGGTTGATCCTTCCAATGTCTTTGCCATTGACGATATTAAATTCCTCACCGGCTATTCCGTGGAGACCGTCGTCACCTCCGAATCCTCCTTTAAAAGGGCCTTTGACAGGTATTACCGGAAAAAGAAAGCCCCGACGGAGGAGATCAACGCCAAGGATTATGACATTGATGAGCAGGAGGGTACAGGTCCGGGCACGGACTTTTCGGAGGACCTTGATGATTCGGTCGTGGATGTCGATGATTTCGATAACATCGTCAAGGGTGCGGTTGACAACGTTGAAGTGGTGGAGGAGCAGGACGAGGATGGGGTACTGGATGTTGATGCCCCGATCGTCAAGCTGGTCAACGGTCTTCTGATCAAAGCGGTAAAGATGGGAGTAAGCGATATCCACATTGAGCCGTATGAAAAGAGCTTCCGGGTCCGCTACCGCCTGGACGGGGTATTGCGAAAGGCTATGGGCCTGCCGATGAAGATCAAGAATGCCGTGGTTTCCCGTATCAAGATCATGTCCAAACTGGACATTGCCGAAAAGCGGCTGCCACAGGATGGCCGCATCAAGCTGAAACTCGGCAAAAAAAAGGATATGGATTTTCGGGTTTCGGTGCTGCCGACCCTCTTTGGAGAAAAGGTGGTACTGCGTCTTCTGGATAAATCCAACCTTCAACTGGACATGGGCAAACTGGGATTCGAGCCCAAAGCTCTTGAACTGTTCCAGGATGCCATTCACAGCCCCTATGGCATGGTCCTGGTAACCGGCCCTACCGGAAGCGGCAAAACTACAACCCTTTACTCCGCGCTCCATCAGCTCAACAACGAGGAAACCAACATCATGACTGCCGAAGACCCGGTGGAGTTCAATCTGGCCGGAATCAATCAGGTTCAGGTGAAGGAGCAAATCGGCCTGACCTTTGCCGCTGCCCTGCGCTCCTTCCTGCGGCAGGACCCGGACGTGATCATGGTGGGTGAAATCCGGGACACCGAGACCGCCGAGATCGGAATCAAAGCGGCCCTGACCGGTCACCTGGTGCTCAGTACTCTTCATACCAATGATGCGCCCGGCACAATTGGCCGATTATTAAATATGGGGGTGGAACCTTTTCTTGTTTCTTCAGCCGTGATTTTAATTGTGGCCCAGCGGCTGGCACGACGTATTTGCTCCCAGTGCAGGGAGGAAATTACGGTGCCGGAAAAAGCCCTGGTCAGGGTGGGTTTTTCAGCCGAGGAAGTCGGGGAATTGAAAATCTTCAAGGGAAAGGGGTGCAGTGCCTGCAATAACACCGGCTACAAGGGGCGGGTTGCTCTGTACGAGGTTATGAAAATTACCGAAGGGCTGAAGCTTCAAATTCTGAATGGTGCGCCGGTCAATGAATTGAAAGCTCAGGCCCGCCGTGAGGGAATGAGAACCCTCAGAGACAGCGGCCTCCAAAAGATCAGGGAGGGAGTCACCACCATCGAAGAGGTACTGCGGGTATCGTTTGATGATTAA
- a CDS encoding vitamin B12-dependent ribonucleotide reductase, with product MNATTIRQVRRRTGEMVPFDRKKIHHALERAFLENLQDEQESERRAGELTDRIVPLLRERFGEIPGVEEIQDLVEEVLIQAGFTQVARSYILYRKRHQEIREIKSWMGVKDELKLPVNTIRVLHRRYLRKDDEGRIIESPAQMFRRVARAVAEAERQYGSAADVRLYEEEFYSLMAGREFMPNSPTLMNAGTQMGQLSACFVIPVEDSIESIFDAVKNMALIHQSGGGTGFSFSRLRPRGDMVMSTKGIASGPVSFMEIFDTATGVVKQGGRRRGANMGILRVDHPDVVDFITAKGQEGKFRNFNLSVAAADDYMQALEQDRDYPLINPRTGQEVRRVLAREIFDLIAHMAWKSGDPGMIFLDAINRANPTPEIGRIEATNPCGELPLLPYESCNLASINLSRLVRGGDVDWERLTRVVHLGVRFLDDIIEVNRFPLPEIEEITRANRKIGLGVMGFADLLLELGIPYDSDAAVRMAERIMKHVREEAWNRSRLLARERGAFPNFSASVYGRRGDAAVRNATTTTVAPTGTISIIAGCSSGIEPVFALSFVRNIMDGTRLLEVNPVFEKKAKERGFFSQELMGQVARLGSIREITEIPEDIRRIFVTALDISSDWHLKIQAAFQKYTDNSVSKTINLPAESTVDEVKKIYLEAYRLGCKGITIYRYGSKPEQVLSLPGQYKEKLEEESWYTAADAEYAGGCPTPGCTL from the coding sequence ATGAATGCGACCACAATCAGGCAGGTCCGCCGGCGTACCGGCGAGATGGTGCCGTTTGACAGAAAGAAGATCCATCATGCGCTGGAGCGGGCTTTTCTGGAAAACCTCCAGGATGAGCAGGAGTCGGAAAGACGAGCCGGTGAGCTGACGGACAGGATCGTTCCCCTCCTTCGTGAGCGGTTTGGTGAAATACCCGGTGTCGAGGAAATCCAGGACCTGGTGGAAGAGGTGCTGATTCAGGCAGGGTTCACTCAGGTGGCAAGATCCTATATTCTGTACCGGAAGCGGCATCAGGAGATCCGTGAGATAAAGAGCTGGATGGGAGTGAAGGATGAGCTGAAGCTGCCGGTCAACACCATCCGTGTTCTGCACAGGAGGTATCTGCGCAAGGATGACGAGGGGAGGATAATCGAGTCACCTGCCCAGATGTTTCGCCGGGTGGCCAGGGCTGTGGCCGAAGCTGAACGACAGTATGGCTCTGCCGCCGATGTCAGGCTTTACGAGGAGGAATTTTATTCCCTGATGGCCGGCAGGGAATTCATGCCCAACTCCCCCACCCTGATGAATGCAGGGACCCAGATGGGCCAATTGTCCGCCTGCTTTGTCATTCCGGTGGAGGACTCCATCGAGAGCATCTTCGATGCGGTGAAGAACATGGCCCTGATCCACCAGAGCGGCGGGGGAACGGGCTTTTCCTTTTCCCGGCTGCGGCCCAGGGGCGATATGGTCATGTCCACCAAAGGCATTGCCTCCGGCCCGGTTTCCTTTATGGAGATTTTCGATACCGCCACCGGCGTGGTCAAGCAGGGGGGCAGAAGGCGCGGGGCCAATATGGGCATCCTGCGGGTGGATCACCCCGATGTCGTTGATTTTATCACTGCCAAGGGGCAGGAGGGAAAGTTCCGGAATTTCAATCTCTCCGTTGCGGCTGCCGACGATTATATGCAGGCCCTTGAGCAGGACCGGGATTATCCCCTGATCAATCCCAGAACCGGCCAGGAAGTCAGAAGGGTCCTGGCCAGGGAAATCTTCGACCTGATCGCCCACATGGCCTGGAAGAGCGGGGATCCGGGCATGATCTTTCTGGACGCCATCAACCGCGCTAATCCCACGCCGGAGATTGGCCGGATAGAAGCCACCAATCCCTGCGGCGAGCTTCCCCTGCTTCCCTACGAGAGCTGCAACCTGGCTTCCATCAATCTCAGCCGCCTGGTCAGGGGGGGAGATGTAGACTGGGAGCGGCTGACTCGTGTTGTCCATCTGGGCGTACGGTTTCTCGATGACATCATTGAGGTAAACCGCTTCCCTCTGCCCGAAATCGAGGAGATCACCAGAGCAAACCGCAAGATCGGCCTTGGGGTGATGGGCTTTGCCGATCTTCTGCTCGAGCTTGGGATACCCTATGATTCCGATGCGGCTGTCCGGATGGCTGAAAGGATCATGAAGCATGTCAGGGAGGAAGCCTGGAACCGGTCCCGACTGCTGGCCAGAGAGAGAGGGGCTTTCCCCAATTTTTCTGCATCCGTCTATGGCCGACGGGGTGATGCGGCAGTCAGAAATGCCACCACGACCACGGTTGCTCCTACCGGAACCATCAGCATCATTGCCGGGTGCTCGAGCGGCATCGAGCCGGTTTTCGCCTTGAGCTTTGTGCGCAACATAATGGATGGGACCAGACTGCTCGAAGTAAACCCGGTGTTTGAAAAAAAGGCCAAAGAGCGCGGATTTTTCAGCCAGGAGCTGATGGGCCAGGTTGCCAGACTCGGATCGATCCGGGAAATAACTGAAATTCCTGAAGATATCCGCCGGATATTTGTCACCGCTCTCGATATCTCTTCCGACTGGCACCTGAAGATTCAGGCCGCTTTCCAGAAATATACCGATAACTCTGTTTCCAAAACCATCAACCTGCCTGCTGAATCCACCGTGGACGAGGTAAAAAAAATCTACCTCGAAGCTTACCGTCTCGGCTGCAAGGGGATTACCATCTACCGCTACGGCTCAAAACCCGAACAGGTCCTCTCCCTGCCCGGCCAGTACAAGGAAAAGCTGGAAGAAGAATCCTGGTACACCGCGGCTGATGCTGAATACGCCGGAGGCTGTCCCACGCCGGGCTGCACCCTGTAG
- a CDS encoding DUF1622 domain-containing protein: MSMEAVELIIMRVFSILANIIELGAAFIIVSASIRAFFGYIFKALFQKMPKEKLNEENLRIELGFALSLALEFELGADILKTAVAPNWQAIGTVAAIIVLRTVLNYFLQKELEKSEARAEKDLSVVLEEDISRTL; encoded by the coding sequence ATGTCAATGGAAGCAGTAGAATTGATTATCATGCGGGTTTTTTCCATCCTGGCTAACATCATAGAGCTTGGCGCTGCCTTTATCATTGTTTCTGCAAGCATTCGGGCATTCTTTGGATACATCTTCAAGGCATTGTTTCAGAAGATGCCCAAGGAAAAGCTCAATGAGGAAAACCTCCGGATCGAGTTAGGATTTGCCCTTTCTCTGGCTCTTGAGTTCGAGCTGGGGGCCGATATCCTCAAGACGGCTGTTGCACCGAACTGGCAGGCAATAGGAACAGTAGCGGCAATCATTGTGCTGCGGACCGTACTCAATTATTTTCTTCAGAAGGAGCTGGAAAAGTCGGAAGCCAGGGCAGAGAAAGACCTTTCGGTGGTTTTGGAAGAGGATATTTCCCGGACCCTGTAG
- a CDS encoding MBL fold metallo-hydrolase, producing the protein MYTGSVSITILVDNKPGTGLVAEHGLSLWIEADGKCILFDTGQGKALPENARQLGIPLEKTDFMVVSHGHYDHTGGLAAALRVAISASLILHPNAVVPRYSIHPEKPPRPIGMPPAARSAILRVPDGRIIWATQPLTFTGQIGITGPIPRETSFEDVGGPFFLDPKGEQKDCIADDQALWISSEEGLIVCVGCCHAGLVNTLTSIRRLRGNSPIRAVIGGFHLLRADNRRLEQTAEALHSLSPRMLIPCHCTGDQAVQALRNSFGDCVLSGYSGMTCRF; encoded by the coding sequence ATGTACACCGGGTCTGTCAGTATTACCATACTGGTTGATAATAAACCAGGAACCGGGCTGGTCGCCGAGCATGGGTTATCGCTCTGGATAGAGGCCGATGGGAAGTGCATCCTGTTCGACACCGGGCAGGGCAAGGCTCTTCCGGAAAACGCCCGCCAACTCGGGATCCCCCTGGAAAAGACCGACTTCATGGTGGTAAGTCACGGCCACTATGACCACACGGGGGGATTGGCTGCTGCCTTGAGGGTCGCAATAAGTGCCAGCCTGATCCTGCACCCGAATGCCGTAGTGCCACGGTATAGTATCCATCCTGAGAAACCGCCCAGGCCGATCGGCATGCCCCCTGCAGCCAGGTCTGCTATCCTTCGGGTACCCGATGGAAGGATTATCTGGGCAACTCAGCCATTAACCTTCACCGGACAGATTGGCATAACCGGGCCGATCCCCCGCGAGACATCCTTCGAGGACGTCGGCGGCCCCTTTTTTCTTGATCCGAAAGGAGAGCAGAAAGACTGCATTGCAGATGACCAGGCTCTTTGGATCAGCTCAGAGGAAGGTTTGATTGTGTGTGTTGGATGCTGCCACGCCGGACTGGTAAACACCCTGACCTCGATACGGCGGCTCAGGGGAAATTCCCCGATCCGGGCGGTCATCGGCGGTTTTCATCTTCTTCGTGCCGATAACCGGCGACTTGAACAAACCGCAGAAGCCCTGCATTCCCTGTCGCCCAGGATGCTGATACCCTGCCACTGCACCGGTGATCAGGCTGTCCAGGCACTCAGGAACTCTTTCGGGGATTGCGTATTATCCGGCTATTCAGGGATGACCTGCCGGTTTTAA